GCAGCGCGGTTTCGACGCCGGTATCGCGGACAAGGCGGGGCGCGTCTTCGACTGGCTCAGCACGCACATGGCGCAGCCGGCCGATTGCGGCGGCGTCCTCGAACGGGCTTGACGGCCGCCCTTACTTGTCCTGCTTTTCCGGCGTGCTCTTGTCGATCACTTCGCGGCAATCGCCGCGGATGATGGCGTTGTCGTAGTTGGTCCAGCCATAGCTGTCGACGTAGCGCTTGTGCTGCCTGAAGCGGGGGCTGGCGATGCTCCATTCGGGCTGTTCGCCGGCAAAGCGGATGTCGCCCAGGTCGAGCAGGGTGTGGAACATGTTTTCCGTCGACAGGCGCGCCTTCTGATGGCGCTTCAGCTGCGTCACCTTGTCCGGATAGTGCTGCTGGAATTGCGGTGAATACCAGACGAAGGCGGGCACGTGGAATTCGAATTGCGTGTTGTGGCCATGGAAGGCCAGGCGGCAGGTGCCGTCGTACAGGGTCTGGCCATGGTCTGCCACGTAGACGAGCGAGCTGCGCAGGGCGGTGCGCTGGCCATCGTCCTTCAGCATGCCGATCACGTTCGACAGGAACCAGTCCGTGTACAGGATGGAACTGTCATAGCTGTTGTTGAGCTGTGGCTTGATGGCCGTGTCCGTGTAGATGGGCTTGTCGACGCCGAACAGCGACGGCTGCCACTTGTCGAACGATTTCGGATAGCGCTGGCTGTAGTTCCAGTGGCTGCCCAGCGTGTGCAGCACGATGAGTTTTTTCGGCGCCGGGTCGGCCAGCGCGTTCTTGAACGGATCGAACAGGATCTGGTCGAAGTTCGAATTGTTGGTGAAGCCGCCCAGGTTCAAAAATTGCACCACGTCCGCTTCCTTGGCAAACACGGACACGGGCGTGTCGAACTGGCCGAACGAAATCTGGTTCGACAGCCAGTAAGTCTTGAAGCCCGCTTCCTTGTAGGCGGTGAGGAAGGATTTTTCCGAGAAGCCATCCTTGAGGCTTTGCGTGGCTGGCTTGCGCGAGATGATGACGGGCACGGACAGGCGCGTGGCGGAAACGGCCGTGATGACGTCGGCCAGCGGTAGCAGGTTGCTTTCCTGTTTCAGCAGGGGATTGGTGTCGCGTTCGTAGCCGTTCAGGCTCCAGCGGTCGTAGCGCGACGATTCGCCGATCACCATGACCACCACTTCCGGGTTGGCATCGGGCTGTTGCTGGTGTGCGCCGAAACGGAAGCTGCTGCTTTTCTGTCCCAGTTCGGCCAGGTACCGACGTTCCTTGTAGAAATCGAAGCCGCGCGCGGCCAGGCCGAAGGGCCAGGAATTGCTGACGGTGTCGAAGGCGTACGGCAGGCGCGCCCAGTGGGGCAGGCTGGGCCAGCCCAGGCCCGTTTCGTCGGCGCCGGCGATGCTGGCGTTCTCCGGCTTGCTGCTTTCCTCGTCTTCTTCGGCCGTGTCGTCGTCGGCCGAGCTGGCGTCGCCGAAGCCGGAGGCGCCCGCCTTGCCGCTGGCCGCCGGCACGCTGGCCTTGGCCTTGGTCTTGGCCGAGGCGGGCGCGCTATGCAGCACCTTGGCCTCGAAACCGAATTCATGGCCATACCACCAGAAGCCTCCCAGCAGGATCAGCAGCACGAAGGCGGCCGGGCGCGTCTTGCCGCGCCAGTCGAGGTCGCGCGTGCGCGTGGCCGCATACCAGCCCAGCGCGCACCAGGCGATCACGCCCAGCATGACGGCGCCCATCAGCCACACTTTTTGTCCGAGGAATTCCATCGCTTCCTTGGGGCTGGTTTCGAAGATGATGCCCAGGTGGTGCGTGGAAATGCCCTGGCCATAGAAGATGAACAGGTAGATTTCCGTCGGCAGGGCCAGGAAGGCGGGCACCAGCAGCCAGTGGAAATACGCGGGGCGCTTGAACACGCTCCAGACGGCCAGCCAGGCCAGCAGCTCGAAGCTGAGCATCTGCCAGGGATGCTCGGGCGCACGGCCCAGCAGCGCGGGGACGAAGGGCACGGCCGTCAGCAAGGCATACGTCAGGAGCAGGAACAGAGTGGCAGGGCGAAGCAAGGAGCGCATAAGGGAGGGCAGCGAAAAATGTCCGCTATTATCAATCCTTTTGTTGTCTTGCGGTCACACAAGAATGTGCGCGCCAGATGCTTGGTGGCAGGGAAAGTATGCCAAATCATCAATCGTTTACGCATGCCGGCATTCGCGCATCGTTGCCAAAGATTAGTCAAAATGCCACAAAAGTGCCGCTTGCTTGCCTTTTTTTATAGCAAAAAGCGGTAAACTGATTGACCCCCTGTAACACAAGGTCTAAACTAGCGAGTTCTCGATTTTATTCTGCTCATCGTTTACGCATTACTTGGCATTTCATGGCCGCTCCTTACCGAGTGGCTGCGGGCGCCTCCGGTGCGCAGTAGATGAAAGTGGGACGAGGTTTTAGTCGCCGGGCATCTTGCCCGGGTTATTAATCGTAGTTTTTTGTTGGATTTATAACGATGCCAACCATCAATCAATTGATTCGCAATCCACGCGTCGCTTTGACCGTGAAGAGCAAATCGCCGGCGCTGGAAAACAGCCCGCAAAAACGTGGCGTTTGCACACGTGTTTACACCACGACTCCAAAGAAGCCTAACTCGGCTCTGCGTAAAGTCGCTAAAGTTCGCCTGACCAATGGTTTCGAAGTCATTTCGTACATTGGCGGTGAAGGCCATAACCTGCAAGAGCATAGTGTTGTGCTGTTGCGCGGCGGCCGCGTCAAGGATTTGCCGGGTGTGCGTTACCACATGGTTCGCGGTGCTCTGGATACCCAAGGCGTTAAAGACCGTAAGCAATCGCGTTCGAAGTATGGTACCAAGCGCGCTAAAGCA
Above is a genomic segment from Janthinobacterium sp. 64 containing:
- a CDS encoding phosphoethanolamine transferase; this encodes MRSLLRPATLFLLLTYALLTAVPFVPALLGRAPEHPWQMLSFELLAWLAVWSVFKRPAYFHWLLVPAFLALPTEIYLFIFYGQGISTHHLGIIFETSPKEAMEFLGQKVWLMGAVMLGVIAWCALGWYAATRTRDLDWRGKTRPAAFVLLILLGGFWWYGHEFGFEAKVLHSAPASAKTKAKASVPAASGKAGASGFGDASSADDDTAEEDEESSKPENASIAGADETGLGWPSLPHWARLPYAFDTVSNSWPFGLAARGFDFYKERRYLAELGQKSSSFRFGAHQQQPDANPEVVVMVIGESSRYDRWSLNGYERDTNPLLKQESNLLPLADVITAVSATRLSVPVIISRKPATQSLKDGFSEKSFLTAYKEAGFKTYWLSNQISFGQFDTPVSVFAKEADVVQFLNLGGFTNNSNFDQILFDPFKNALADPAPKKLIVLHTLGSHWNYSQRYPKSFDKWQPSLFGVDKPIYTDTAIKPQLNNSYDSSILYTDWFLSNVIGMLKDDGQRTALRSSLVYVADHGQTLYDGTCRLAFHGHNTQFEFHVPAFVWYSPQFQQHYPDKVTQLKRHQKARLSTENMFHTLLDLGDIRFAGEQPEWSIASPRFRQHKRYVDSYGWTNYDNAIIRGDCREVIDKSTPEKQDK
- the rpsL gene encoding 30S ribosomal protein S12, with translation MPTINQLIRNPRVALTVKSKSPALENSPQKRGVCTRVYTTTPKKPNSALRKVAKVRLTNGFEVISYIGGEGHNLQEHSVVLLRGGRVKDLPGVRYHMVRGALDTQGVKDRKQSRSKYGTKRAKAGKK